A single Cupriavidus sp. D39 DNA region contains:
- a CDS encoding head decoration protein, whose translation MGNPTYTPFQETFHNGGFLVSQANGHQSIDQGALTGGVKVLAGTVLGTVTSAVTAAAAALGANTGNGTFGAITAQAAPATMIGVYSLLFTAATAFTVTAPDGQTATGSTGVAFSALGIGFTITAGGTAFVAGDTFTVTTTAAPGNPGITSAAGGSNTGNGTMGSLTAAGYAAKVGAYAVEFDDATHFIVSDPAGAEVGHGTTGVAFKAGGLSFTITAGGTAFVPGDSFAVTVATGSGKYKPFDPANVDGSQVPSGILFATKDVTTVDKPCAVVVRQCEVNASELVWPTGMSAAAIATATAQLKALGIQPR comes from the coding sequence ATGGGTAACCCCACTTACACGCCGTTTCAGGAGACATTCCACAACGGCGGCTTTCTCGTCTCGCAGGCGAACGGCCATCAGTCGATCGATCAGGGAGCGCTGACCGGCGGCGTCAAGGTCCTGGCGGGCACCGTGCTCGGTACCGTCACGTCCGCAGTCACCGCAGCGGCTGCCGCACTCGGTGCAAACACCGGTAACGGCACGTTCGGCGCGATCACGGCGCAGGCTGCGCCGGCGACGATGATTGGCGTCTACAGCCTCCTGTTCACCGCTGCGACGGCCTTTACGGTCACCGCACCGGATGGCCAGACTGCAACCGGTTCGACCGGCGTCGCATTCAGCGCTCTCGGTATCGGTTTCACCATCACGGCCGGCGGCACCGCCTTCGTGGCTGGCGACACCTTCACTGTGACGACCACTGCCGCACCCGGTAACCCGGGCATTACTTCGGCCGCCGGCGGCTCCAATACCGGTAACGGGACGATGGGTTCGCTGACCGCCGCTGGCTACGCCGCCAAGGTCGGTGCCTACGCTGTCGAGTTCGATGACGCCACGCACTTCATCGTGTCCGATCCGGCGGGCGCCGAAGTTGGCCACGGCACGACCGGCGTCGCCTTCAAGGCGGGCGGCCTGTCGTTCACGATCACGGCCGGCGGTACGGCGTTTGTTCCGGGCGACAGCTTCGCGGTCACGGTCGCAACTGGATCGGGCAAGTACAAGCCCTTCGACCCGGCCAACGTCGACGGATCGCAGGTTCCGAGTGGCATTCTGTTTGCCACCAAGGACGTCACGACCGTCGACAAGCCCTGCGCCGTGGTCGTCCGACAGTGTGAAGTGAACGCCTCCGAATTGGTATGGCCGACTGGCATGAGCGCCGCCGCGATCGCCACTGCCACCGCGCAATTGAAGGCCCTCGGCATCCAGCCGCGGTAG
- a CDS encoding major capsid protein has product MAGEIIDIFNSDAFSALTLTQGVQRNPYQPGALGRLNIFDPNPIRTTAVSVEERTGTLKLIGFSERGTEGTQRTTEKRKMRYFDVPRLMHDDTVHTYEIQNIREFPEGPTGQIVTVPMQLEREVARRLAGPTGLLASVEYTKEYLRLAAVQGLVLDPKDGSVLYNWFDEFQIAQAAETGFNLAAGTANSLRPIINGIKRSMARKAQGAFTQSTRIMALCGDSFYDSFSNHPDVIRTFLNWEGARDIRDDAFGDAFASFEFDGITWVNYRGSDDNSTVKIADDKVKFFPVNAPGIFQEVLAPGESAEFINQPGAPVYVLPIVDRDRRMWWKMEAYSYPLYLCTRPEVLLSGRAGS; this is encoded by the coding sequence ATGGCTGGCGAAATCATTGACATCTTCAACAGCGACGCCTTCAGCGCACTGACCCTGACGCAGGGAGTGCAGCGCAACCCGTACCAACCGGGTGCGCTGGGTCGCCTGAACATCTTCGATCCCAACCCGATCCGTACCACCGCCGTGTCGGTCGAAGAGCGTACCGGTACGTTGAAGCTCATCGGCTTCAGTGAGCGCGGCACCGAAGGCACGCAACGTACGACCGAGAAGCGCAAGATGCGCTACTTCGACGTGCCGCGTCTGATGCACGACGACACGGTCCACACATACGAAATCCAGAATATTCGCGAGTTCCCGGAAGGCCCGACGGGCCAGATCGTGACCGTGCCGATGCAACTCGAGCGCGAAGTTGCGCGTCGGCTGGCTGGCCCGACCGGCCTGCTGGCCAGCGTCGAGTACACGAAGGAGTATCTGCGACTCGCTGCGGTGCAGGGCCTGGTGCTCGACCCGAAGGACGGCTCCGTTCTGTACAACTGGTTCGATGAGTTCCAGATCGCGCAGGCCGCAGAAACCGGCTTCAACCTGGCCGCTGGCACCGCAAACAGCCTGCGTCCGATCATCAACGGCATCAAACGCTCGATGGCCCGCAAGGCGCAGGGCGCTTTCACGCAGTCGACCCGCATCATGGCGCTGTGCGGTGACTCCTTTTACGATTCTTTCTCGAACCATCCGGACGTGATCCGTACCTTCCTGAACTGGGAAGGCGCGCGCGACATTCGCGACGATGCATTCGGCGATGCGTTTGCCTCGTTCGAATTCGACGGCATCACCTGGGTGAACTACCGCGGTTCGGACGACAATTCGACCGTCAAGATCGCCGACGACAAGGTCAAGTTCTTCCCGGTGAACGCACCTGGCATCTTCCAGGAAGTCCTGGCCCCGGGCGAGTCGGCTGAATTCATCAACCAGCCAGGCGCCCCGGTATATGTGCTGCCGATCGTGGATCGTGATCGGCGCATGTGGTGGAAGATGGAGGCGTACTCGTACCCTCTGTACCTGTGCACCCGCCCCGAGGTTCTGCTGAGCGGCCGCGCGGGGTCGTAA
- a CDS encoding head-tail joining protein, translating to MPVNWDVAVLGPLMGVFGEPATYLPAAGGSFSITAVFDDAYLKEVMFEDASTGVTEVSAVLGIQLSQFPTKPLQNDKLSVLSVNTTYIVRDARPDSRGGMKLLLSKVSSP from the coding sequence ATGCCCGTCAACTGGGATGTGGCGGTCCTGGGCCCGCTGATGGGCGTATTCGGTGAGCCGGCGACGTACTTGCCGGCCGCCGGCGGGTCCTTCTCGATCACGGCCGTGTTCGACGATGCCTACCTCAAGGAAGTGATGTTCGAGGATGCATCGACAGGCGTGACCGAGGTCAGCGCGGTCCTCGGCATCCAGCTTTCCCAGTTCCCGACGAAGCCTCTTCAGAACGACAAGCTTTCGGTATTGAGCGTCAACACGACCTACATCGTGCGAGACGCGCGCCCGGATAGCCGCGGCGGCATGAAGTTGCTGCTCAGCAAGGTTAGCTCGCCATGA
- a CDS encoding ABC transporter permease, with translation MTTSADLRGLFVDALKGATDAGQAVYSPFDWATAPDNYPLILVHARKERKVSLGPNAPEFDVYATLEIVARTKSAALVGDAGSAAALAAAERLKAQIEVTLINNPVIWSDPTGGQRIEQFTSVDSDLNTSSEGEMPMAELVMQIEVKFYQGPEDFYPIPVVPLETVNVHVDTVYPFDSRGQYPNPPFPGSVQPEAPVTLGDGTQVVLSDGTQVLQDQRISGPDGRDEGALTITLPQ, from the coding sequence ATGACGACATCTGCGGACCTGCGCGGCCTGTTTGTGGATGCGCTGAAGGGAGCGACCGATGCGGGGCAGGCAGTGTATTCGCCGTTCGATTGGGCGACCGCGCCCGATAACTACCCGCTCATCCTTGTGCATGCTCGCAAGGAGCGGAAGGTGTCGCTAGGTCCTAATGCGCCCGAGTTCGACGTTTATGCGACGCTTGAGATCGTTGCGAGAACAAAGTCTGCAGCGTTGGTAGGTGACGCCGGCTCCGCTGCTGCACTCGCCGCCGCAGAGCGCCTGAAGGCGCAGATAGAGGTGACGCTGATCAATAACCCTGTCATCTGGTCTGATCCGACTGGTGGCCAGCGCATTGAGCAGTTCACATCGGTGGACTCGGATCTGAATACGAGTTCCGAGGGCGAGATGCCCATGGCGGAGCTCGTAATGCAGATCGAGGTCAAGTTTTATCAGGGGCCAGAGGATTTCTATCCGATCCCAGTGGTCCCGTTGGAGACGGTCAACGTTCACGTTGACACCGTTTATCCGTTTGATTCGCGCGGGCAATACCCGAACCCGCCTTTCCCTGGCTCGGTACAGCCGGAGGCGCCGGTAACCCTAGGGGACGGCACGCAGGTTGTGCTGTCGGATGGCACGCAAGTCCTGCAGGACCAGCGCATTTCCGGCCCAGATGGCCGCGACGAAGGCGCCCTGACGATCACTCTCCCTCAATAA
- a CDS encoding DUF2635 domain-containing protein, producing the protein MFVKPAPGIRLRDPVTKQFIADEGQEVDDFDLFWIRRINDGDAIKVDAPVAAKPAKGAAA; encoded by the coding sequence ATGTTCGTGAAGCCAGCGCCTGGGATCAGGTTGCGCGATCCGGTGACGAAGCAATTCATTGCCGACGAAGGCCAGGAGGTCGACGATTTCGATCTGTTCTGGATTCGTCGGATCAACGACGGCGATGCGATCAAGGTTGACGCGCCCGTTGCAGCCAAGCCCGCCAAGGGCGCAGCGGCCTAA
- a CDS encoding phage tail sheath subtilisin-like domain-containing protein: MFWRTPSDDSFQEHPEQPSGSALYAELDNSNANTGATTQRALIIGQMTASGTGVAGVPQISQGATEAKTVGGQGSMLALMTAAYRAADPFGEVWYLPLADDGSAVAATGTLAFTAAATATGVLYLYIAGQRVTMTVTSTQTTAQLATALAAAINAIGDLPVTAAATTSTVTLTAKNKGLAGNDIDIRLNYRGAAGGESLPVGLAVTITAMASGAVNPTLTTGLANLLDKEFDFIALPYTDSTSLDVIKSFLSSATGRWSWSKQIYGHAFAGYRGTLGSLTTFGTTRNDEHVSVMGFNDSPSPAWILAADLAATAAASVRADPARPLQTLALSTFLAPPLQSRFALTDRNTLLWDGISTFDVAADGTVSIENLITTYQLNAFGQADNSYLEAETLFTLAYVLRQLRSVVTSKYSRMKLAADGTRFAPGSAIVTPAIIKADLIAQYQTLEYNGFVQQSDEFAKGLLVQQNSSNPNRVDVLYPAVLIAQLRIFALLMQFSLS; the protein is encoded by the coding sequence TTGTTTTGGAGAACGCCAAGTGACGATTCCTTTCAAGAACATCCCGAGCAACCTTCGGGTTCCGCTCTTTACGCTGAGCTCGACAACAGCAACGCGAACACCGGCGCGACTACCCAGCGCGCGCTGATCATCGGCCAGATGACCGCCTCTGGCACTGGTGTCGCTGGCGTTCCGCAGATTTCGCAGGGCGCGACGGAAGCCAAGACGGTGGGCGGCCAAGGCTCGATGCTCGCGCTGATGACTGCTGCATACCGTGCCGCCGATCCATTCGGCGAAGTCTGGTATCTTCCGCTCGCTGACGATGGCTCGGCCGTTGCCGCTACCGGTACGCTCGCGTTCACCGCGGCGGCAACGGCGACCGGCGTGCTGTATCTGTATATCGCAGGCCAGCGCGTCACGATGACCGTGACCTCGACGCAGACGACTGCGCAACTCGCGACGGCCCTTGCCGCGGCAATCAATGCGATCGGCGACCTCCCGGTTACCGCAGCTGCCACGACCTCGACTGTGACCCTCACGGCCAAGAACAAGGGACTCGCCGGCAACGACATCGACATTCGCCTGAATTACCGCGGCGCGGCGGGCGGCGAATCGCTCCCGGTTGGCTTGGCCGTGACTATCACTGCCATGGCGAGCGGCGCGGTAAATCCGACGCTGACGACCGGGCTGGCGAACCTGCTGGACAAAGAGTTCGATTTCATCGCACTTCCGTACACGGATTCGACCTCGCTCGACGTCATCAAGTCGTTCTTGAGTAGTGCGACTGGCCGCTGGAGTTGGAGCAAGCAGATCTACGGCCACGCCTTCGCGGGCTATCGCGGCACGCTCGGCTCGCTGACTACGTTCGGCACGACTCGCAATGATGAGCACGTGTCCGTAATGGGGTTCAACGATTCGCCTTCGCCCGCATGGATTTTGGCGGCTGACTTGGCCGCGACCGCGGCGGCGTCCGTTCGCGCCGATCCTGCTCGTCCGCTGCAGACTCTGGCGCTTTCGACGTTCCTTGCCCCTCCGCTGCAATCGCGCTTCGCGCTCACCGACCGCAACACGCTGCTGTGGGATGGCATCTCCACTTTCGATGTGGCCGCCGACGGAACGGTGTCGATCGAGAACCTGATCACCACCTATCAACTTAACGCGTTCGGCCAGGCTGACAACAGCTATCTCGAAGCCGAGACGCTGTTCACGCTGGCATATGTGCTGCGCCAACTCCGTTCGGTCGTGACCAGCAAGTATTCGCGCATGAAGCTTGCCGCAGACGGCACGCGCTTTGCGCCTGGCTCTGCCATCGTTACGCCAGCCATCATCAAGGCCGACTTGATCGCGCAGTATCAGACGCTGGAATACAACGGCTTCGTACAGCAGAGCGATGAGTTCGCGAAGGGCCTGCTGGTTCAGCAAAACAGCAGCAACCCAAACCGCGTGGACGTGCTATATCCGGCCGTGTTGATTGCTCAGTTGCGCATCTTTGCGCTGCTGATGCAATTCAGCCTGTCGTAA
- a CDS encoding phage tail tube protein yields MANPNRLAGTASLTVDGVNYLLVGDFEYNPSTVTRESLVGMDDVHGFSEKKRVGSISGTLRDTGGLTVSDLNGMDNVTVVAQLANGKTIIGRNMWTVEDQTVKSTDATIDVKWEGPKVSETTS; encoded by the coding sequence ATGGCAAATCCCAACCGCCTTGCCGGTACCGCAAGCCTGACGGTGGATGGTGTCAACTATCTACTGGTCGGCGATTTCGAATACAACCCATCGACGGTCACGCGAGAGTCGCTCGTCGGCATGGATGACGTCCATGGCTTCAGTGAAAAGAAGCGCGTCGGCTCGATCTCGGGCACGTTGCGCGATACGGGCGGCCTGACCGTCTCCGACCTAAATGGCATGGACAACGTTACCGTTGTTGCCCAGCTCGCCAACGGAAAAACGATCATCGGCCGCAACATGTGGACGGTGGAAGACCAGACCGTCAAATCAACGGACGCCACCATTGATGTGAAATGGGAAGGCCCGAAAGTATCGGAAACCACGAGCTAA
- a CDS encoding phage tail assembly protein, translating to MSQPEEKTIKLRKPVKLGSGETEVVYDSLSLREPTAGELDKAMSASTNIGIGITLIHLISGVPRSAIEKLSQRDFTEANEYLGGFTDDGPTAAEA from the coding sequence ATGAGCCAACCCGAAGAAAAGACGATCAAGCTGCGCAAGCCGGTCAAGCTCGGCTCCGGTGAAACCGAAGTGGTCTACGACTCCCTGAGTCTGCGCGAACCGACTGCTGGCGAGTTGGACAAGGCGATGTCGGCCTCAACCAATATCGGCATTGGCATCACGCTGATTCACCTCATTTCCGGCGTGCCCCGGTCTGCTATCGAGAAGCTTTCGCAGCGTGACTTTACGGAGGCGAACGAGTATCTCGGGGGTTTTACCGACGATGGCCCGACGGCTGCGGAAGCGTAG